A single window of Psychromonas ingrahamii 37 DNA harbors:
- a CDS encoding SDR family NAD(P)-dependent oxidoreductase, producing the protein MKRILITGATSGIGKALCLLYQKQGYAVIACGRNQQALDELRSLKNVSTLSFDISDKEQVEEALRTLPELDMVILNAGSCEYIDNAKNFDGDLFARVITTNLIALGYCLQSVLPKIKKGGQLALMGSSAIYLPFSRAEAYGASKAGVAYLAKTLAIDLIDDQISVCLINPGFVKTPLTDKNAFSMPMLITADKAADYIFKGLLKGKKEIHFPAFFTFTLKILAFFPDAVWFFIATRMINK; encoded by the coding sequence ATGAAACGTATCTTAATTACAGGCGCCACCTCCGGCATTGGTAAAGCCTTGTGTTTGCTTTATCAGAAGCAAGGTTATGCCGTTATTGCCTGTGGTCGTAATCAACAAGCCTTAGATGAACTGCGTAGTTTAAAAAATGTGTCAACATTAAGCTTTGATATCAGTGACAAAGAGCAAGTCGAAGAGGCTCTGAGAACACTGCCTGAGTTAGACATGGTTATTTTAAATGCGGGTAGTTGCGAATATATCGATAATGCCAAAAATTTTGACGGGGATCTCTTTGCACGCGTTATTACCACCAATTTAATCGCTTTGGGCTATTGCTTACAGAGTGTGTTACCGAAAATAAAAAAAGGCGGACAACTCGCTTTAATGGGCTCAAGCGCAATTTATTTACCTTTTTCTCGGGCAGAAGCCTACGGGGCGAGTAAAGCGGGGGTTGCTTATTTAGCTAAAACCTTGGCGATCGACCTTATTGATGATCAGATCAGTGTTTGTTTGATTAATCCCGGTTTTGTGAAAACGCCTTTAACGGATAAAAATGCTTTTTCTATGCCTATGCTGATAACAGCTGATAAGGCTGCTGACTATATTTTTAAAGGGTTGCTTAAAGGTAAAAAAGAAATACATTTTCCTGCTTTTTTTACCTTTACGCTGAAAATATTAGCCTTCTTTCCGGACGCCGTTTGGTTTTTTATTGCGACAAGGATGATTAATAAATGA
- a CDS encoding NAD(P)/FAD-dependent oxidoreductase has product MKKIAIVGSGISGLTCAHLLNEKHDISVFEAGNYIGGHTATQDILYQGKKWRLDTGFIVFNDRTYPNFEKLMAKIGIDRLATEMSFSVRNEDTGLEYSGSNLNGLFAQRTNLFNLKFLKLIKEILRFNKLCQSAWESKKLDDKISLGSFLDQQGFSEYFRSHYILPMGAAIWSASLHDMEAFPLYFFVRFFYNHGLLTINNRPQWYVVPNGSDSYVEPLIKGFEDKVHLNAPVSEIFRENGHIKLKTAEGDWQIFDEVILACHSDQAMSILKDLSQDEQDILGKMAYQKNEVVLHTDISMLPKKKLAWAAWNYHLNSDNERPVAVTYNMNILQNLPADAPIFCVTLNHTQSIDANKILGRFNYSHPVFNQASIDAQKNRLAICGKNNTHFAGAYWYNGFHEDGVESALDVCRRFGVSL; this is encoded by the coding sequence ATGAAAAAAATAGCCATTGTAGGAAGTGGTATTTCGGGACTTACTTGTGCGCATCTGTTAAATGAAAAACACGATATCTCTGTTTTTGAAGCAGGGAATTATATCGGTGGGCATACGGCAACTCAGGATATCCTCTATCAGGGAAAAAAGTGGCGACTTGATACTGGTTTTATTGTTTTTAATGATCGAACCTATCCAAATTTCGAAAAATTAATGGCCAAGATTGGTATCGATAGACTGGCCACTGAAATGAGTTTTAGTGTCAGAAATGAGGATACCGGGCTTGAATATAGCGGCAGTAATTTAAACGGTTTATTCGCTCAACGTACTAACCTTTTCAATCTGAAATTTCTTAAACTGATTAAAGAGATCCTGCGTTTTAATAAATTATGTCAGTCAGCCTGGGAATCTAAAAAACTAGACGATAAGATAAGCTTAGGGTCTTTTTTGGATCAGCAAGGGTTTAGTGAATATTTTCGTTCACATTATATATTACCCATGGGCGCGGCTATTTGGTCTGCCAGTCTGCATGATATGGAAGCTTTTCCTCTGTATTTTTTTGTGCGTTTTTTTTATAACCACGGATTATTAACTATTAATAATCGTCCGCAATGGTATGTGGTTCCTAACGGTTCTGATTCTTATGTGGAACCGTTAATTAAAGGTTTTGAAGATAAGGTCCATCTTAATGCGCCAGTCTCTGAAATTTTCCGTGAGAATGGCCATATTAAATTAAAAACAGCAGAGGGTGATTGGCAGATATTCGATGAAGTGATTCTGGCATGTCACAGCGATCAAGCGATGTCGATACTCAAAGACTTAAGTCAGGATGAACAGGATATCCTAGGTAAAATGGCTTATCAAAAAAATGAGGTCGTTCTGCATACCGATATAAGTATGTTGCCTAAAAAGAAACTTGCTTGGGCGGCATGGAATTATCACTTAAACAGTGATAATGAGCGGCCTGTTGCGGTGACTTATAATATGAATATATTGCAAAATCTACCTGCCGATGCACCCATTTTTTGCGTTACTTTAAATCACACTCAGTCGATAGATGCGAATAAAATTTTAGGGCGGTTTAACTATTCACATCCGGTTTTTAATCAAGCTTCTATCGATGCACAAAAAAACAGGTTGGCTATTTGCGGGAAAAATAATACCCATTTTGCGGGGGCATATTGGTATAACGGTTTCCATGAAGATGGTGTGGAGAGTGCACTTGATGTGTGCCGCCGTTTTGGTGTTTCTCTTTAA
- a CDS encoding DUF1365 domain-containing protein translates to MEKLNSCIYVGEVGHKRFTPREHHFSYKIFFLAIDLDEIEKLSELGRWFKWDKFAPLSFRSRDYLEHKKTINKQLVWQKVAQLGGENLAGRVMFIGQMRCFGLYFSPINLYYCYQKDNQLSYLLAEVSNTPWNERHYYLIDINKDLICDKAFPVSPFMDLEMQYHWHIKAPGEQLSLHIENHTDKKIFTASLNMKSIEFCNKNLRQCLLNIPVMTLKTLAGIYWQALKLFIKGVPFIGHAVKKEIDNGR, encoded by the coding sequence ATGGAAAAGCTTAACTCTTGTATTTATGTTGGTGAAGTCGGTCATAAACGTTTTACGCCGCGTGAACATCATTTTTCCTACAAGATATTTTTTTTGGCGATTGATCTTGATGAGATAGAAAAACTCAGTGAACTTGGTCGGTGGTTTAAGTGGGATAAATTTGCGCCTTTAAGTTTTCGTTCGAGAGATTATTTAGAGCACAAAAAAACCATTAATAAACAACTTGTTTGGCAAAAAGTAGCGCAGTTAGGCGGAGAGAATTTAGCGGGTCGGGTTATGTTTATTGGACAGATGCGCTGTTTTGGGCTGTATTTTAGTCCGATAAATTTATATTATTGCTACCAGAAAGATAACCAATTAAGTTATTTACTCGCGGAAGTCAGTAATACTCCCTGGAATGAACGACACTACTACCTTATTGATATAAATAAGGATTTAATCTGTGATAAAGCATTCCCTGTGTCACCTTTTATGGATTTAGAGATGCAGTATCATTGGCACATTAAAGCGCCCGGAGAACAGTTGAGTTTGCATATTGAGAACCACACGGATAAAAAAATATTTACAGCCAGCTTGAATATGAAAAGTATCGAATTTTGTAACAAAAATTTACGACAATGTTTGCTTAACATCCCCGTGATGACCCTAAAAACCTTGGCCGGTATTTATTGGCAAGCTTTAAAACTGTTTATTAAAGGTGTGCCTTTTATTGGTCACGCTGTAAAAAAGGAAATTGATAATGGCCGTTAA
- a CDS encoding SAM-dependent methyltransferase codes for MAVNTTKLNTDIEAMAYIDQFAKKVLVSILGKMQQACLILVDQQQEIILGDPNASLKGKIVIKNSKTYRKILLGGSVAAGESYIQGWWSSPDLTKVIQVLGREQGVQDEIEKRLAKVMAIPTWIYHKARKNTRSGSKKNILAHYDLGNDLYEQFLDKEMLYSSAIYPTSDASLEEAQLHKLKTICDRLALKKGETLLEIGTGWGALAIYAAQHYGVKVTTTTISEEQFLYTQARVKSLGLEGSITLLKSDYRDLTGQYDKLVSIEMIEAVGHEYLASFFEICNNHLKPHGKMLIQAITIADQRYDQYRSSVDFIQRYIFPGGCLPSISVMANNINNKTDMVITSLHDIGMDYAQTLNHWREQFEISLLEIKKLGYNDDFIRLWRFYFCYCEGAFLERNISAVHLIAAKPAFRA; via the coding sequence ATGGCCGTTAATACAACAAAACTAAATACAGATATTGAAGCAATGGCTTATATAGATCAGTTTGCTAAAAAGGTATTGGTATCGATATTAGGAAAAATGCAGCAGGCCTGTTTGATTTTAGTCGATCAGCAACAGGAAATTATTTTAGGGGATCCTAACGCAAGCTTAAAAGGCAAAATTGTTATAAAAAACAGTAAAACCTATCGGAAAATTTTGTTGGGCGGAAGCGTTGCTGCAGGGGAGTCTTATATTCAAGGCTGGTGGAGCAGCCCGGACTTGACTAAGGTTATTCAAGTATTAGGACGTGAACAGGGGGTACAGGACGAAATTGAAAAACGTCTTGCAAAAGTGATGGCGATTCCCACTTGGATTTATCATAAGGCCCGCAAAAATACCCGTAGCGGCTCAAAAAAGAATATTCTTGCACATTATGACCTTGGCAATGATCTTTATGAGCAATTTTTAGATAAAGAGATGCTTTACTCAAGCGCAATTTATCCAACCTCAGATGCCAGTTTAGAAGAAGCCCAGCTGCATAAATTAAAAACTATTTGTGACAGACTTGCGTTAAAAAAAGGCGAAACATTACTGGAAATAGGAACCGGCTGGGGTGCCCTGGCCATTTATGCAGCACAGCATTATGGCGTAAAAGTCACTACTACTACTATTTCAGAAGAACAGTTTTTATACACACAAGCACGTGTCAAAAGCTTGGGATTAGAAGGCAGTATTACATTATTAAAATCCGATTATCGAGATCTGACCGGACAGTACGATAAGTTAGTGTCAATCGAAATGATTGAAGCTGTTGGCCATGAATACCTGGCGAGTTTTTTCGAAATCTGTAATAACCACCTGAAACCGCATGGAAAAATGTTGATTCAAGCTATTACTATTGCGGATCAGCGTTATGACCAATACCGCTCTAGTGTGGACTTTATTCAGCGTTATATTTTTCCTGGTGGCTGCTTGCCCTCGATCAGTGTAATGGCCAATAATATCAACAATAAAACCGATATGGTAATCACTTCATTGCATGACATTGGCATGGATTATGCCCAAACATTAAACCACTGGCGTGAGCAGTTTGAGATTTCTCTCCTTGAAATAAAAAAATTGGGATATAACGATGATTTTATTCGTTTATGGCGTTTTTATTTCTGTTATTGCGAAGGTGCCTTCCTGGAAAGAAATATCAGTGCGGTGCATCTGATTGCCGCTAAACCCGCTTTTAGAGCCTGA
- a CDS encoding DUF2878 domain-containing protein, with the protein MRCFIRKHFYWFNFIWFQLMWFIAVFFTVSGEIFLIFSLLLHFYLSPDRKFDLASLITISAIGGTVDLLLSWLGIMIFPEAALLPLWLVLLWAHFAVALNHGMSWLNKIPLYFQVVFGGLFGPLSYYAGYKFGAVDFPLPPLQTVFIFIVIWAILLPVYLSISRSYGDRYDKSKPKYS; encoded by the coding sequence ATGCGGTGCTTTATTAGAAAACACTTTTACTGGTTTAATTTTATTTGGTTCCAGTTAATGTGGTTTATTGCTGTTTTTTTTACGGTCAGCGGGGAGATTTTTTTAATATTTTCCTTACTGCTGCATTTTTATTTGTCGCCTGATCGTAAATTTGATTTAGCCAGTTTAATCACTATCTCGGCAATTGGGGGAACGGTCGATCTGTTATTATCCTGGCTTGGAATAATGATTTTTCCCGAAGCGGCTCTTTTACCGCTCTGGTTAGTTTTATTATGGGCTCACTTTGCTGTGGCACTCAATCATGGCATGTCTTGGTTGAATAAAATTCCGCTCTATTTTCAAGTTGTTTTTGGCGGATTATTCGGACCGCTCAGCTATTACGCCGGGTACAAATTCGGGGCGGTTGATTTTCCACTTCCCCCTTTACAGACAGTATTTATATTTATAGTGATCTGGGCAATACTTCTACCGGTATACCTGTCCATATCGCGAAGTTACGGTGATCGTTATGACAAATCTAAACCAAAATATAGCTAA
- a CDS encoding chalcone isomerase family protein, whose translation MTNLNQNIAKKRLLLVFSFAAVLLFSNLAYSNVTAQLKTVGKGEMSWLFMDVYQVSLHSADGRYVHQEYPQALKIRYQRSFKKEGLIKATADEWQKMNIATPLYKPWLAQLFSLWPNVDSGDTLTFLVARNGQGTFYHNDRLLGDIENPNFSSAFLDIWLSKKTSEPDLRRQLIGEIK comes from the coding sequence ATGACAAATCTAAACCAAAATATAGCTAAGAAACGACTTTTATTAGTATTCAGTTTTGCGGCTGTCCTGCTTTTTTCTAACCTGGCATATTCAAATGTGACGGCGCAGCTTAAAACCGTCGGTAAGGGAGAAATGTCATGGTTATTTATGGACGTTTATCAGGTTTCATTACACAGTGCCGATGGCCGTTACGTCCACCAAGAATACCCTCAAGCCTTAAAAATTCGCTACCAGCGCTCTTTTAAGAAAGAGGGGTTGATCAAAGCAACGGCTGACGAATGGCAAAAAATGAATATTGCCACTCCATTATATAAACCCTGGCTAGCACAACTTTTTTCTTTATGGCCGAATGTAGACAGTGGCGATACGCTCACCTTTTTGGTGGCGAGAAATGGTCAGGGCACTTTTTATCATAATGATCGTTTATTAGGTGATATTGAAAACCCTAATTTTAGCAGTGCTTTTCTGGATATATGGTTATCAAAAAAAACCAGTGAACCTGATTTACGCAGACAATTAATAGGTGAAATAAAATGA
- a CDS encoding DUF3833 domain-containing protein, with amino-acid sequence MKILISLIFSLMILGCSSQNLDDYANSSPKFDVENYFKGPLQAQGIVLDRGGKVTRRFTVEMLGTWKDGQGKLEEWFVFDDGEKTTRTWQITKLKEGHYIGTAGDVVGEAIGESNGFALHWDYQLDLPVDGKEIQVTFDDWLYQVDNKVVINRSFITKWGFRVGEVILVITKK; translated from the coding sequence ATGAAAATATTGATAAGTTTAATTTTCAGTTTGATGATTTTAGGATGCAGCTCGCAAAACCTGGATGACTATGCGAATAGCTCCCCAAAGTTTGATGTTGAGAATTATTTCAAGGGGCCATTACAAGCACAGGGTATTGTTCTGGATCGCGGTGGCAAGGTAACACGGCGCTTTACGGTTGAGATGCTTGGCACCTGGAAAGATGGTCAAGGAAAATTAGAGGAGTGGTTTGTATTTGATGACGGCGAAAAAACCACACGTACCTGGCAAATCACTAAATTAAAAGAGGGCCATTATATTGGTACTGCGGGTGATGTGGTTGGCGAAGCCATTGGAGAAAGTAACGGTTTTGCATTGCATTGGGATTATCAATTGGATTTGCCTGTTGACGGTAAAGAGATACAAGTAACCTTTGATGATTGGTTATACCAGGTGGATAACAAGGTCGTCATAAATCGCAGTTTTATCACTAAATGGGGATTTAGAGTGGGTGAAGTGATTTTGGTGATCACTAAAAAATAA
- the gltB gene encoding glutamate synthase large subunit, which produces MTDIEQNAQGLYVPEMEHDACGIGFVAHLKNSKSHAIVTQALDMLARMEHRGGQGCDPCSGDGAGILLQKPHEFLVTEALKMGITLPKFDQYGVGTILFPKEINQRKECREILERNVQRLGLELIGYRVLPTDNSMIGEDPLSTEPQFEHMFVTGGPDMDPAVLERKLFILRNYSTRICLQSVDEIGDNFYINTFSYKTIVYKGQLTTEQVPQYFLDLQNPSMVTALALVHSRFSTNTFPRWRLAQPFRYIAHNGEINTVRGNINWMKAREALLQAEFFTRSELDMLMPICTDGMSDSASFDMALELLVLSGRSLPHALMMMIPEAWQENKTMDPSRRAFYQYHANLMEPWDGPASVCFTDGVQVGATLDRNGLRPSRYCVTKDDFLIMASETGVVDIPPENIKLRGRLQPGRIFVADLKQGRIISDDEIKDSIAARQPYETWLADNLVKLENQPAALERNLQPEDGHLLRRLQGFGVTSEEMNEIVLPMMRDGKEPLGAMGVDWPLAVLSHQAQHLSHYFKQLFAQVTNPPIDPIRERMVMSLKTYLGKDQNLLSETPEHCHKVELESPVLSNAELQKINALDDKNLQAKTLDTLFRATGEPGKLARSLDRICRYAEDAIHDGYSIIILSDRSATSDHAPIPAMLVTAAVHHYLIKRGLRALCDIVVETGDVRETHHFATVIGYGASAVNAYLIEEMIVDLQVKKRLPADKKVSELFASYKEAIDSGLLKIFSKMGISTIQSYQGAQIFEALGISKSVVESYFKGTVTRIQGLSIDDIATEILVRHRFAYPLREVPVNRLDVGGIYQWKQRGEKHLFNPTTIPLLQNSTRNKNYAEFKEYCAAVDAQGDNAATLRSQFEFVPNATGPIALDQVQSSESILKRFATGAMSFGSISHEAHSTLAIAMNRIGAKSNTGEGGEDPMRFLPKENGDWERSAIKQVASGRFGVTSYYLTNADEIQIKMAQGAKPGEGGQLPGHKVDDWIGRTRHSTPGVGLISPPPHHDIYSIEDLAQLIFDLKNANRKARVNVKLVSEAGVGTIASGVCKAKADVVLIAGFDGGTGASPLSSIRHTGLPWELGLAETHQTLLKNGLRNRIVVQADGQMKTPRDLTIATLLGAEEWGVATAALVVEGCIMMRKCHLNTCPVGIATQNKTLRERFDGRVEDVVTFFQYLVEGMRENMAMLGYATINEMVGQTQNLKVRDNIKHWKYKNLDLSTILFKEPAQEADGLFNQTGQMHNLENVLDRELIKLAKPALEKGEAVSAEFILKNTDRSCGTMLSNEISKVYGEQGLPKPMQVKFTGSAGQSFGCFLAKGVEFTVEGDANDYWGKGLSGGQIVVYPFRNSTIVAKDNIIIGNVCFYGATSGESYINGMAGERFCVRNSGAQVVVEGIGDHGCEYMTGGIAIVLGVTGRNFAAGMSGGVAYVWDREQCFESNCNMELVDIDPLEEEDKALILAKVTKHLELTESNVAQEFLADPEASLSQIKKVMPRDYKAVLLAKKNKGLQLAKESISNSEKQAAKATTLDACKIGDV; this is translated from the coding sequence ATGACTGATATAGAGCAAAACGCTCAAGGCCTTTATGTGCCAGAGATGGAACATGATGCCTGTGGTATAGGCTTTGTTGCACACTTGAAAAACAGCAAGTCACATGCAATTGTTACCCAAGCTTTAGACATGCTTGCACGTATGGAGCACCGGGGTGGACAAGGGTGTGATCCCTGCAGTGGTGATGGTGCCGGTATTCTTTTACAAAAACCGCATGAGTTTTTAGTAACTGAAGCGTTAAAAATGGGTATTACTTTACCAAAATTCGACCAATATGGCGTGGGTACAATCCTCTTTCCAAAAGAGATTAACCAACGTAAAGAATGTCGTGAAATATTAGAACGAAATGTGCAGCGTTTAGGTCTTGAACTTATCGGCTACCGTGTCCTTCCGACCGATAATTCAATGATTGGTGAAGATCCATTAAGCACGGAACCACAGTTCGAACATATGTTTGTAACGGGGGGACCTGATATGGACCCCGCTGTATTGGAACGTAAATTATTTATCCTGCGTAATTATTCAACACGCATCTGTTTGCAGTCAGTTGATGAGATCGGTGATAATTTTTACATTAATACATTCTCTTACAAAACAATTGTTTACAAAGGTCAGTTAACCACCGAGCAAGTACCTCAGTATTTCCTTGATTTGCAAAACCCAAGCATGGTGACCGCGCTTGCACTTGTACATTCTCGTTTCTCAACTAATACCTTCCCGCGCTGGCGTTTAGCGCAGCCTTTCCGTTATATTGCGCATAATGGTGAAATTAATACCGTACGCGGTAATATTAACTGGATGAAAGCCCGTGAAGCTTTGCTGCAAGCAGAGTTTTTTACACGTTCAGAACTAGATATGTTAATGCCAATCTGTACCGATGGCATGTCTGACTCTGCAAGTTTTGATATGGCCTTAGAATTATTAGTGCTTTCCGGTCGTAGCCTGCCACACGCATTAATGATGATGATCCCTGAAGCTTGGCAAGAAAATAAGACGATGGATCCTTCTCGTCGTGCATTCTACCAATATCATGCAAACTTAATGGAACCTTGGGATGGCCCAGCTTCTGTTTGTTTTACCGATGGTGTGCAAGTGGGTGCGACGCTGGATCGAAACGGTCTACGCCCTTCACGTTATTGTGTGACTAAAGATGATTTCTTAATCATGGCATCGGAAACCGGTGTGGTTGATATTCCACCTGAAAATATTAAACTTCGTGGTCGTCTGCAACCAGGCCGTATTTTTGTAGCGGATCTTAAACAGGGCCGAATCATCTCCGATGATGAAATAAAAGACAGTATCGCAGCAAGACAGCCCTATGAAACCTGGTTAGCGGATAACCTGGTTAAGTTGGAAAACCAGCCGGCAGCATTAGAGCGTAATCTTCAGCCTGAAGATGGTCACTTATTGCGCCGTCTACAAGGTTTTGGTGTGACCTCGGAAGAGATGAATGAGATTGTATTGCCGATGATGCGTGATGGTAAAGAGCCATTGGGCGCTATGGGTGTCGATTGGCCACTGGCTGTCCTTTCCCATCAAGCTCAGCATTTATCTCATTACTTTAAGCAGTTGTTCGCACAGGTAACCAACCCGCCAATCGATCCGATTCGTGAGCGTATGGTTATGTCGCTAAAAACTTACTTAGGTAAAGATCAAAATTTATTATCGGAAACACCTGAGCATTGTCATAAAGTCGAGCTTGAGTCTCCGGTATTAAGTAATGCCGAACTGCAAAAAATCAATGCGTTAGATGATAAAAACCTGCAGGCTAAAACATTAGATACATTATTTAGAGCAACGGGTGAGCCGGGCAAGTTAGCCAGATCATTAGATCGTATTTGCCGCTATGCGGAAGATGCGATTCATGATGGTTATTCGATCATTATTCTGTCAGATCGCAGTGCGACCTCTGACCACGCTCCTATTCCTGCGATGTTAGTAACGGCTGCGGTACATCATTATCTGATTAAACGCGGCCTGCGTGCGCTTTGTGATATCGTCGTTGAAACCGGCGATGTACGTGAAACTCATCATTTTGCAACTGTGATAGGTTACGGAGCATCAGCGGTTAACGCTTACTTAATTGAAGAAATGATTGTTGACCTGCAGGTGAAAAAACGATTACCTGCAGATAAAAAGGTCTCAGAACTTTTTGCTTCATATAAAGAGGCAATTGACTCCGGCCTGCTGAAAATATTTTCTAAAATGGGTATTTCAACCATTCAATCCTACCAAGGTGCGCAAATATTTGAAGCACTGGGTATCAGTAAATCGGTTGTTGAAAGTTACTTCAAAGGCACTGTGACACGTATTCAAGGTTTATCAATTGATGATATTGCAACTGAAATTCTAGTGCGTCATCGTTTTGCTTACCCGCTACGTGAAGTACCCGTCAACCGTTTAGATGTAGGTGGTATTTACCAATGGAAACAGCGTGGTGAAAAACATTTATTTAACCCGACGACTATCCCTTTATTACAAAATTCAACGCGTAACAAAAATTATGCGGAGTTTAAAGAATATTGTGCCGCTGTTGACGCGCAGGGTGATAATGCAGCAACATTACGCAGTCAGTTTGAATTTGTACCTAATGCAACGGGGCCTATCGCGCTCGATCAGGTTCAATCATCTGAAAGTATTCTAAAACGTTTTGCAACCGGCGCGATGAGCTTTGGTTCTATTTCTCATGAAGCCCACTCAACGCTGGCGATTGCAATGAACCGAATTGGGGCAAAATCCAACACCGGTGAAGGTGGTGAAGATCCAATGCGTTTTCTACCAAAAGAAAATGGGGATTGGGAACGTTCTGCGATTAAACAGGTGGCATCGGGTCGTTTTGGTGTGACCTCATACTATCTGACTAATGCCGATGAAATTCAGATTAAGATGGCACAGGGAGCTAAACCAGGTGAAGGTGGTCAATTGCCGGGCCATAAAGTGGATGACTGGATTGGTCGTACCCGTCACTCGACACCGGGTGTTGGTTTGATTTCTCCTCCACCGCATCACGATATCTATTCAATCGAAGATTTAGCACAGCTTATTTTCGATTTGAAAAATGCTAACCGTAAAGCGCGTGTGAATGTCAAACTGGTATCAGAAGCGGGTGTGGGCACCATTGCCTCAGGTGTTTGTAAAGCGAAAGCAGACGTTGTTTTAATCGCTGGTTTTGACGGTGGTACAGGCGCATCGCCACTATCATCTATCCGCCATACGGGTTTACCATGGGAGCTTGGTCTAGCTGAAACGCACCAAACCCTGCTTAAAAATGGTTTGCGTAACCGTATTGTAGTGCAGGCCGATGGGCAGATGAAAACGCCTCGTGACTTAACTATTGCTACATTACTCGGCGCGGAAGAATGGGGCGTTGCAACCGCAGCACTGGTTGTTGAAGGTTGTATTATGATGCGTAAGTGTCATTTAAATACTTGTCCTGTAGGTATCGCGACACAAAATAAAACACTGCGAGAGCGTTTTGACGGTCGTGTTGAAGATGTTGTTACTTTCTTCCAATATCTGGTCGAGGGAATGCGTGAAAATATGGCGATGTTGGGTTATGCGACTATCAATGAGATGGTTGGACAAACACAAAACCTGAAAGTGCGTGACAATATTAAACATTGGAAATACAAAAATTTAGATTTAAGCACTATTTTATTTAAAGAACCTGCTCAGGAAGCTGATGGTCTGTTTAATCAGACGGGTCAAATGCATAATCTTGAAAATGTGTTAGATAGAGAGTTAATTAAGCTTGCCAAACCTGCGCTTGAAAAAGGTGAAGCCGTTAGTGCTGAGTTTATTCTCAAAAACACGGATCGCAGTTGCGGTACGATGCTTTCTAACGAAATATCAAAAGTGTACGGCGAACAGGGTTTACCAAAACCTATGCAGGTTAAATTTACCGGTTCTGCCGGACAATCTTTTGGTTGTTTTCTGGCAAAAGGTGTTGAGTTTACCGTTGAGGGTGATGCAAATGATTACTGGGGCAAAGGTTTGTCCGGTGGTCAAATTGTCGTTTATCCATTCCGTAACTCAACGATTGTTGCTAAAGATAATATTATCATCGGTAACGTTTGTTTCTATGGTGCGACCTCTGGCGAGTCATACATTAATGGCATGGCAGGTGAACGTTTCTGTGTGCGTAACTCCGGTGCACAAGTAGTTGTTGAAGGTATTGGTGATCACGGTTGTGAATATATGACTGGCGGTATCGCTATTGTTCTGGGTGTCACTGGACGTAACTTCGCCGCAGGTATGAGTGGTGGTGTGGCTTATGTTTGGGATCGTGAGCAGTGCTTTGAAAGCAATTGTAATATGGAACTGGTGGATATTGATCCGCTCGAGGAAGAAGATAAAGCGCTGATACTTGCTAAAGTGACTAAACATTTAGAATTAACTGAATCAAACGTTGCTCAAGAATTTTTAGCTGATCCTGAAGCAAGCCTGAGTCAAATCAAAAAAGTGATGCCGCGTGATTACAAAGCGGTTTTGCTGGCGAAAAAAAATAAAGGCCTTCAGCTTGCAAAAGAGAGCATCTCGAACAGCGAGAAACAAGCGGCTAAAGCAACAACTCTTGATGCATGCAAGATAGGAGACGTATAA